In Penaeus chinensis breed Huanghai No. 1 chromosome 11, ASM1920278v2, whole genome shotgun sequence, a genomic segment contains:
- the LOC125030696 gene encoding macrophage mannose receptor 1-like encodes MRSLAAGLLVLLLSQDAWCARQASLATGGAYPLPFTKVGDECFYLSDVKKNWNEARRRCQGLGGDLAVPSDVPALDAFVFGKVEGPGVWIGGTDQYNEGVWNYINGDPIKAQDWSETQPDDYGGREDCLEIRSYFEPPVNDYICSVEQHFVCEIEISCPKPFIRIGMECFYLSTTALSWNAARQQCQQMGGDLAVPSDVMALDTYVFANTKGPGVWIGGTDQYNEGVWNYINGDPIKAQDWSETQPDDYGGGEDCLEIRSYFDPPVNDYICSVEQHFVCEIGTVPEIKCPKPFIRIGKECFHLSTTALSWNAARRQCKLMGSDLAVPSDVITLDAYVFAKTKGPGVWIGGTDQYNEGVWNYINGDPIKAQDWSETQPDDYGGREDCLEIRSYFDPPVNDYICSVKQHFVCEIQV; translated from the exons ATGCGCTCCCTCGCTGCCGGTCTGCTGGTCCTG CTCCTTTCCCAGGATGCTTGGTGCGCTCGGCAGGCTAGCCTCGCAACAGG TGGCGCCTACCCGCTGCCCTTCACGAAGGTCGGTGACGAATGCTTTTACTTGAGTGATGTCAAGAAAAACTGGAACGAAGCCCGAAGACGGTGCCAGGGCCTGGGCGGAGACCTCGCTGTGCCCTCCGACGTGCCTGCCCTCGACGCCTTCGTGTTCGGCAAAGTGG AGGGCCCCGGGGTGTGGATAGGCGGCACCGACCAGTACAACGAAGGCGTGTGGAACTACATCAACGGAGACCCAATCAAGGCCCAGGACTGGTCTGAGACACAGCCTGATGATTATGGCGGCAGAGAAGACTGCCTGGAGATCCGAAGTTACTTTGAGCCTCCGGTGAACGATTACATTTGCTCCGTGGAACAGCACTTCGTCTGCGAGATTG AAATCTCGTGTCCCAAACCTTTCATCAGGATAGGAATGGAATGCTTCTATCTGAGCACGACGGCCCTGTCATGGAACGCGGCCCGTCAGCAGTGCCAGCAAATGGGCGGCGACCTGGCTGTGCCCTCTGACGTCATGGCGCTTGACACCTACGTCTTCGCTAATACAA AGGGCCCCGGGGTGTGGATAGGTGGCACCGACCAGTACAACGAAGGCGTGTGGAACTACATCAACGGAGACCCAATCAAGGCCCAGGACTGGTCTGAGACACAGCCTGATGATTATGGCGGCGGAGAAGACTGCCTGGAAATCCGAAGTTACTTTGATCCTCCGGTTAACGATTACATTTGCTCCGTGGAACAGCACTTCGTCTGCGAGATTG GAACAGTTCCTGAAATCAAGTGTCCCAAACCTTTCATCAGGATTGGAAAAGAGTGTTTCCATTTGAGCACAACAGCCCTGTCATGGAACGCGGCCCGTCGGCAGTGCAAGCTAATGGGCAGTGACTTGGCTGTGCCATCTGACGTCATAACTCTTGACGCTTACGTCTTCGCTAAGACAA AGGGCCCCGGGGTGTGGATTGGCGGCACCGACCAGTACAACGAAGGCGTGTGGAACTACATCAACGGAGACCCAATCAAGGCCCAGGACTGGTCTGAGACACAGCCTGATGATTATGGCGGCAGAGAAGACTGCCTGGAAATCCGAAGTTACTTTGATCCTCCGGTGAACGATTACATTTGCTCGGTGAAACAGCACTTCGTCTGCGAGATTCAGGTTTGA